A DNA window from Candidatus Eisenbacteria bacterium contains the following coding sequences:
- a CDS encoding bifunctional response regulator/alkaline phosphatase family protein yields MEPSQRKILWADDEIDLLRPHVLYLEGKGYAVATVSNGEDALALASDDAFDVILLDEQMPGMGGLKTLEALRDVAPQVPVIMITKSEEEHLMNEALGRQIADYLTKPVNPSQIWLACKKVFESERLVRDRRTRNYVTEFNRILQLRQGDLGWEDWLELASRISSLDLELSDTDESLYQSHQDEKAAINREFARFVELHYSRWTRLAPDQRPPLSIDVFPRYVLPHLREKRQVVFIVIDCMRLDQWLALEPLLAPYFQIKRDLYFSVLPTATPYSRNAIFSGLFPLQIARTYPEWWLENVGTETGKNRFERALLRKMMEREKIKLDRLRYLKVHSAEDAAALKERILSQMTADMLAVVINFLDLLSHGRSENELLLELAPHEQAFRSLLISWFTHSSLFEMLKLYARKDVAVILTTDHGSVQCKKSSLVYGNRETSTNVRYKFGDNLVCDEKEALHIKRPQDYMLPMDTLTKNYILARENYYFVYPTNFHQYERHFKGSFQHGGISIEEMILPVATMIPRTI; encoded by the coding sequence ATGGAACCGTCGCAGCGAAAGATCCTCTGGGCGGACGACGAGATCGACCTCCTGCGGCCCCATGTCCTCTATCTGGAGGGGAAGGGGTACGCCGTCGCGACCGTCTCGAACGGAGAGGACGCCCTCGCCCTCGCCTCCGACGACGCCTTCGACGTCATCCTCCTCGATGAGCAAATGCCCGGGATGGGAGGGCTGAAGACCCTCGAGGCGCTGCGCGACGTGGCCCCCCAGGTCCCCGTGATCATGATCACGAAGAGCGAAGAAGAGCACCTGATGAACGAGGCGCTCGGCCGCCAGATCGCCGACTACCTCACGAAGCCGGTCAACCCGAGCCAGATCTGGCTGGCGTGCAAGAAGGTCTTCGAGTCGGAGCGCCTCGTGCGCGACCGAAGGACCCGCAACTACGTCACCGAGTTCAACCGCATCCTCCAGCTCCGGCAAGGCGATCTCGGATGGGAGGACTGGCTGGAGCTGGCCAGCCGCATCTCGAGCCTGGATCTCGAGCTCTCCGACACGGACGAGAGCCTCTATCAGTCCCACCAGGACGAGAAGGCGGCCATCAATCGCGAGTTCGCCCGTTTCGTCGAGCTTCACTACTCCCGTTGGACCCGGCTCGCCCCGGATCAACGTCCGCCTCTGTCGATCGATGTCTTTCCGCGCTATGTCCTGCCCCATCTCCGCGAAAAGCGGCAGGTCGTCTTCATCGTGATCGATTGCATGAGGCTCGACCAGTGGCTGGCCCTCGAGCCGCTCCTGGCTCCCTACTTCCAGATCAAGCGCGACCTCTACTTCTCGGTCCTCCCGACGGCCACTCCCTACAGCCGCAACGCGATCTTCAGCGGCCTCTTTCCCCTGCAGATCGCGAGGACATATCCGGAGTGGTGGCTCGAGAACGTCGGGACGGAAACGGGTAAGAACCGCTTTGAGAGGGCTCTGCTCCGCAAGATGATGGAGAGGGAGAAGATCAAGCTCGATCGCCTGCGCTACCTGAAGGTCCACTCCGCCGAGGATGCCGCAGCGCTCAAGGAGAGGATCCTCTCGCAGATGACCGCGGACATGCTCGCCGTCGTGATCAACTTCCTCGATCTGCTCTCGCACGGCCGTTCGGAGAACGAGCTCTTGCTCGAGCTGGCTCCGCACGAGCAGGCCTTCCGGTCGCTCCTGATCTCATGGTTCACGCACTCGAGCCTCTTCGAGATGCTCAAGCTCTATGCCCGGAAGGACGTCGCCGTCATCCTGACGACCGATCACGGCTCCGTCCAGTGCAAGAAGTCCTCGCTCGTCTACGGCAACCGCGAGACGTCGACGAATGTCAGGTACAAGTTCGGCGACAATCTCGTATGCGACGAGAAGGAGGCCCTGCACATCAAGAGGCCCCAGGACTACATGCTCCCGATGGACACGCTGACCAAGAACTACATCCTCGCCAGGGAGAACTACTACTTCGTCTATCCTACGAACTTCCATCAGTACGAGCGGCACTTCAAGGGCAGCTTCCAGCACGGGGGGATCTCGATCGAAGAGATGATTCTCCCCGTCGCGACGATGATTCCCCGAACCATCTGA
- the tsaE gene encoding tRNA (adenosine(37)-N6)-threonylcarbamoyltransferase complex ATPase subunit type 1 TsaE: MRLLTLDAVSDSESQTLRFGERLGAALRSRAVIGLTGPLGAGKTRIVQGLARGIGYAGRVRSPSFTLLNVYRGKAPLRHLDLYRIDALDDGTAGEWEEAMEEEGFTAIEWADRMPDLLPAEAIWLDLQPESSGRRRIRLRLALPSPMLDVWRVG, from the coding sequence ATGCGCCTCCTCACCCTCGACGCGGTCTCGGACTCGGAGAGCCAGACCCTCCGGTTCGGAGAGCGGCTCGGCGCGGCCCTCCGCTCCCGGGCCGTGATCGGGCTCACGGGGCCGCTCGGCGCGGGGAAGACCCGCATCGTCCAGGGGCTGGCGCGGGGGATCGGCTACGCGGGGCGCGTCCGCAGCCCGAGCTTCACCCTGCTGAACGTCTATCGCGGCAAGGCGCCGTTGAGACACCTCGATCTCTATCGGATCGATGCGCTCGATGACGGGACGGCGGGGGAGTGGGAAGAGGCGATGGAGGAGGAGGGCTTCACGGCGATCGAGTGGGCCGACCGAATGCCCGACCTGCTTCCGGCCGAGGCGATCTGGCTGGATCTGCAGCCTGAGAGCTCAGGGCGTCGGCGCATCCGTCTCCGCCTCGCGCTCCCGAGCCCGATGCTCGACGTCTGGAGGGTCGGTTGA
- the tsaB gene encoding tRNA (adenosine(37)-N6)-threonylcarbamoyltransferase complex dimerization subunit type 1 TsaB, with protein sequence MTGRRGSGKRRWRRRASRRSSGPTECPTCFRPRRSGWICSLRAQGVGASVSASRSRARCSTSGGSVEVRVGRGVCVSRGGRSLRILAFEGSGAAAGVALLDQARIAGESAVDTRRARTELLLELARRLLEDTGLAVSDLDRLAYSEGPGSFTGLRIGLAAVLGLSIGAGTPVVPVPSLEVIAYPWRGLGLPILPLTGHRRGQVYNAALRWDGRRFETLAPGASLALEALLERCANLPSERLLFVGDAVDSLAESIRARFGERAVCIASGSPRASDLAWLACDPDRLEWRGHDLEGRSPRYLRGADARRPPPRAHS encoded by the coding sequence ATGACGGGACGGCGGGGGAGTGGGAAGAGGCGATGGAGGAGGAGGGCTTCACGGCGATCGAGTGGGCCGACCGAATGCCCGACCTGCTTCCGGCCGAGGCGATCTGGCTGGATCTGCAGCCTGAGAGCTCAGGGCGTCGGCGCATCCGTCTCCGCCTCGCGCTCCCGAGCCCGATGCTCGACGTCTGGAGGGTCGGTTGAGGTCCGGGTTGGGCGGGGGGTCTGCGTGAGCCGCGGCGGGCGCTCCCTCCGGATCCTGGCCTTCGAGGGCTCCGGCGCCGCCGCCGGCGTGGCTCTCCTGGATCAAGCGAGAATCGCCGGGGAGTCTGCCGTCGACACGCGTCGGGCCCGCACGGAGCTGCTTCTCGAGCTTGCGCGCCGGTTGCTCGAAGACACCGGCCTCGCCGTCTCGGATCTCGATCGACTCGCCTACTCCGAGGGGCCCGGATCGTTCACCGGATTGCGGATCGGGCTCGCGGCGGTCCTCGGGCTCTCGATCGGCGCCGGCACACCCGTGGTTCCGGTCCCCAGCCTCGAGGTGATCGCCTATCCGTGGAGGGGCCTGGGCCTGCCGATCCTTCCCCTGACCGGCCACCGGAGGGGACAGGTCTACAACGCCGCGCTGCGCTGGGACGGCCGGCGCTTCGAGACCCTCGCTCCCGGCGCGTCGCTCGCGCTGGAAGCCCTCCTCGAGCGATGCGCGAACCTGCCCTCCGAACGTTTGCTTTTCGTTGGGGATGCGGTAGATTCGCTCGCAGAATCGATCCGGGCCCGTTTCGGGGAGCGAGCCGTCTGCATCGCGTCGGGATCCCCTCGGGCATCCGACCTTGCCTGGCTGGCATGCGACCCGGATAGGCTCGAGTGGAGGGGACACGATCTTGAGGGGCGGAGCCCCCGGTACCTGCGCGGCGCGGATGCGAGAAGACCACCACCCAGAGCCCACTCCTGA
- the rimI gene encoding ribosomal-protein-alanine N-acetyltransferase codes for MREDHHPEPTPETSRSGLSPGAPDLADPIMRSMAREDLAEIAALERICFQDPWSMASFDAELKADPTSWCTSLLLGGKVVGYMVVWFVEDEAHLANLAVAPWVRRRGYAQRMLDRLYREAFLRGSRIIVLEVRGSNQAAMALYGRNRFLPGGVRKDYYKRPREDAVVMIRSLGIEGTNP; via the coding sequence ATGCGAGAAGACCACCACCCAGAGCCCACTCCTGAGACGAGCCGGTCGGGGCTCTCTCCGGGTGCCCCGGACCTCGCCGATCCGATCATGCGGTCCATGGCCCGAGAGGACCTGGCCGAGATCGCCGCACTCGAGCGGATCTGCTTCCAGGATCCATGGTCCATGGCGAGCTTCGACGCGGAACTGAAGGCAGATCCTACGAGCTGGTGCACGAGCCTGCTCCTGGGCGGGAAGGTCGTCGGGTACATGGTGGTCTGGTTCGTTGAGGACGAGGCCCACCTCGCCAATCTCGCGGTCGCGCCATGGGTCCGCAGAAGGGGGTACGCGCAGAGGATGCTCGATCGGCTCTACCGCGAGGCCTTTCTGAGAGGCAGCCGGATCATCGTGCTCGAGGTGAGGGGCAGCAATCAGGCCGCGATGGCGCTCTACGGGCGCAACCGCTTCCTTCCGGGCGGCGTCCGCAAGGACTACTACAAGCGCCCCCGAGAAGACGCGGTTGTCATGATCCGTTCGCTCGGCATCGAGGGGACGAACCCATGA
- a CDS encoding acetyl-CoA carboxylase carboxyltransferase subunit beta — protein MSWLSGKKEGSKAQEKRDIPDGIWVKCGGCGGILYRKEVERNAWTCVICQHHFRISADEYLALLVDPGSFEEQFSSVRALDPLEFVDSKPYPERIREASAKSRHGEAVLTGRARIDSIPIAIGVMDFSFLGGSMGSAVGERIARLIDLAIQEGASLIIVSASGGARMQEGVLSLMQLAKVQVQLARLAEKGLFYLSIVCDPTTGGVTASFASVGDVILAEPNALIGFAGPRVIEQTIKQELPKGFQRSEFLLDHGMVDCIVPRREMRETVARILRHFWDSRPDRLNPP, from the coding sequence ATGAGCTGGCTGTCCGGAAAGAAGGAGGGGTCCAAGGCTCAGGAGAAGCGCGACATCCCCGACGGCATCTGGGTCAAGTGCGGCGGGTGCGGAGGGATTCTCTACCGCAAGGAAGTGGAGCGCAACGCTTGGACCTGCGTCATCTGCCAGCATCACTTCCGGATCTCCGCGGACGAGTACCTGGCCCTGTTGGTCGACCCGGGGTCGTTCGAGGAGCAGTTCAGCTCGGTCCGGGCGCTCGATCCACTCGAGTTCGTCGATTCCAAGCCCTACCCTGAGCGGATCCGGGAGGCGAGCGCGAAGAGCCGGCACGGGGAGGCGGTTCTCACGGGGCGCGCGCGGATCGACTCGATCCCGATCGCGATCGGCGTCATGGACTTCTCCTTCCTGGGCGGGAGCATGGGCTCGGCCGTCGGGGAGCGGATCGCGAGGTTGATCGACCTGGCGATCCAGGAAGGGGCTTCCCTGATCATCGTCTCGGCCTCGGGCGGTGCGCGCATGCAGGAGGGCGTCCTCTCGCTCATGCAGCTCGCGAAGGTCCAGGTGCAACTCGCCCGGCTGGCGGAGAAGGGTCTCTTCTATCTCTCCATCGTCTGCGACCCCACGACCGGAGGAGTGACGGCAAGCTTCGCGAGCGTCGGCGACGTCATCCTCGCAGAGCCCAACGCCCTCATAGGCTTCGCCGGTCCCAGGGTCATCGAGCAGACGATCAAGCAGGAGCTTCCCAAGGGATTCCAGCGCTCCGAGTTCCTCCTCGATCATGGAATGGTCGATTGCATCGTTCCCAGACGGGAGATGCGCGAGACGGTCGCGCGCATTCTGCGGCACTTCTGGGACAGCCGCCCGGATCGTCTGAATCCGCCGTGA
- a CDS encoding bifunctional folylpolyglutamate synthase/dihydrofolate synthase — protein sequence MPALRVPPRSWNGRLHRSQTGDARDGRAHSAALLGQPPGSSESAVTYAEASAFLYSLERRGVRLGLDRIVGALREHGDPQEEFPSVLVAGTNGKGSVCAFVASMLQTAGLRTGLYTSPHLIDFRERIRIDGRMIPPETVAALTDAIGGSVARWELSFFEATTLIAFLWFRERGVDAAAVEVGLGGRLDATRPVRAAGTVITTISLDHTKILGGTRSEIAAEKGAILREGVPAALGVSSAEAMAVLRRRAVEVGAPVSERRRALRVREIVAAGEGTRFLLSPRGGWPLPEAELSATIFLEGRHQVANASLAVLAALLLPPRLRPDARAIQDGLSRARWPGRLQRLGSRPPIYCDVAHNAEGARSLARGIAQRGLKDLTLVIGMVEGKDARSVLASLAPHAREAHFCTPRTDRALRGEDLALAGAESGLNGTTHETPSDAIDAALRSAGERGGSGGVLVTGSFYTVGEAMAHLGYTPPDPLWADDRGGA from the coding sequence ATTCCAGCGCTCCGAGTTCCTCCTCGATCATGGAATGGTCGATTGCATCGTTCCCAGACGGGAGATGCGCGAGACGGTCGCGCGCATTCTGCGGCACTTCTGGGACAGCCGCCCGGATCGTCTGAATCCGCCGTGACCTACGCCGAGGCCTCCGCTTTCCTCTACTCTCTCGAGCGACGCGGCGTCCGCCTCGGGCTCGACCGGATCGTCGGCGCCCTGCGCGAGCACGGAGATCCCCAGGAGGAGTTCCCGTCGGTCCTTGTGGCCGGCACTAATGGGAAGGGCTCCGTCTGCGCCTTCGTCGCATCGATGCTGCAGACGGCTGGTCTGCGGACGGGCCTCTACACCTCTCCCCATCTGATCGACTTCAGGGAACGGATCCGGATCGATGGGAGGATGATCCCCCCGGAAACGGTCGCCGCCCTCACGGATGCGATCGGTGGTTCCGTCGCGAGATGGGAGCTCTCCTTCTTCGAGGCGACGACGCTGATCGCCTTTCTCTGGTTTCGCGAGAGGGGCGTCGACGCGGCCGCAGTCGAGGTCGGCCTGGGCGGACGGCTCGACGCGACCCGTCCCGTCCGCGCGGCCGGGACGGTGATCACGACAATCTCCCTCGATCACACGAAGATCCTCGGCGGGACGCGCAGCGAGATCGCCGCCGAGAAAGGGGCGATCCTCCGCGAGGGAGTCCCCGCGGCGCTCGGCGTCTCCAGCGCGGAGGCGATGGCGGTTCTGAGGCGCCGCGCCGTTGAGGTCGGCGCCCCCGTGAGCGAGAGAAGGCGCGCGCTGCGCGTGCGCGAGATCGTTGCGGCCGGCGAAGGGACCCGCTTCCTGCTGAGTCCCCGGGGCGGCTGGCCGTTGCCGGAGGCGGAGCTCTCCGCAACGATCTTCCTTGAGGGGCGCCATCAAGTCGCCAACGCGTCCCTTGCCGTCCTGGCGGCCCTGCTGCTTCCTCCGCGGCTGCGGCCCGACGCGCGGGCGATCCAGGACGGCCTCTCGAGAGCGCGCTGGCCGGGCCGGCTGCAGCGCCTGGGAAGCCGCCCGCCGATCTACTGCGATGTGGCGCACAACGCGGAGGGCGCAAGATCGCTCGCGCGGGGTATCGCGCAGAGGGGGCTCAAGGACCTGACCCTCGTGATCGGCATGGTGGAAGGAAAGGACGCTCGCTCTGTCTTGGCGAGCCTGGCGCCCCACGCGCGGGAGGCCCACTTCTGCACGCCTCGAACCGATCGCGCCCTGCGCGGAGAGGATCTGGCGCTCGCTGGCGCCGAGTCCGGTCTCAACGGGACGACGCACGAGACGCCATCGGATGCGATCGATGCGGCGCTCCGCTCGGCGGGGGAGAGGGGCGGGAGCGGAGGAGTTCTGGTCACGGGATCGTTCTACACGGTGGGCGAGGCGATGGCCCATCTGGGGTACACCCCCCCCGACCCCCTCTGGGCCGATGACCGCGGGGGGGCGTGA